A window of Natrinema versiforme contains these coding sequences:
- a CDS encoding helix-turn-helix domain-containing protein, which yields MSTIADLRLPATETALATTFERAPAATFELESSVSKTRPSLWVSGVERETADAAFAADPSVEDAELLVETGSRLLYDVTFAEGAGTNRLWDDLLADGGSLLEARASDGWWQVTVRYRDRETLCDAYDRLVDCGVNVDLRRVTDVTDVDDHETRLTPEQQEALEAALEYGYFEIPRGISMEELAEELGISHQALSERFRRAYETLVDAELEPAGEQFRFD from the coding sequence ATGTCGACGATAGCCGACCTCCGGCTTCCGGCGACGGAGACCGCGCTAGCGACCACCTTCGAACGCGCGCCAGCGGCCACGTTCGAACTCGAGTCGTCGGTCTCGAAGACGCGCCCGTCGCTGTGGGTGTCCGGCGTCGAGCGCGAGACGGCCGACGCCGCCTTCGCGGCCGACCCCTCGGTCGAGGACGCCGAACTCCTCGTCGAAACGGGATCGCGGCTGCTGTACGACGTGACCTTCGCCGAGGGCGCGGGGACGAACCGGCTCTGGGACGACCTGCTCGCGGACGGCGGCTCGCTGCTCGAGGCCCGGGCAAGCGACGGCTGGTGGCAGGTGACGGTGCGCTACCGCGATCGCGAGACGCTCTGTGACGCCTACGATCGGTTAGTCGACTGCGGCGTCAACGTCGATCTCCGACGGGTGACCGACGTGACCGACGTCGACGACCACGAGACGCGGCTGACCCCGGAACAGCAGGAAGCCCTCGAGGCAGCCCTCGAGTATGGCTACTTCGAAATCCCGCGCGGGATCTCGATGGAGGAACTGGCCGAGGAGCTGGGGATTTCCCATCAGGCGCTCTCCGAGCGGTTCCGCCGGGCCTACGAGACGCTGGTCGACGCCGAACTCGAGCCCGCGGGCGAGCAGTTCCGGTTCGACTGA
- a CDS encoding geranylgeranyl reductase family protein has translation MYDFVVVGVGPPGARFARRAAEEGHDVLALEKGTVGEPLACSGHVSTDLWAFTGEGAREELFQNEVYGARFHVGGPDSDAYPFYKREVASNVIDRVGLDRHLADLAREAGADVREEHTVTEVTEHRDRVDVVANGPDGTVEFEAKMLAGCDGPRSRVRDELELPQPEELLHGVLAFSEEDDHEDFVDVHLTPPTFFAWRIPRGEAGVEYGLAAPPGVQVTKHFEELIDGYEIDVSHRCSGAIPIGPPDRVTTRRAFLIGDAAAQTKPFTGGGILYGMTSADHAAREIDPDRPTTLAAYERAWRDDLEREQELGRWIRRAYSLPEPVQRVGLGALSGEIGVHMDRPTSLVSLEHLKALLSRP, from the coding sequence ATGTACGATTTCGTCGTCGTCGGCGTCGGACCGCCGGGTGCGCGTTTTGCCCGCCGGGCCGCCGAGGAAGGCCACGACGTGCTCGCCCTCGAGAAGGGCACCGTCGGCGAGCCGCTCGCCTGTTCGGGCCACGTGAGTACTGATCTCTGGGCATTCACGGGCGAGGGCGCTCGCGAGGAACTGTTCCAGAACGAGGTCTACGGCGCGCGGTTCCACGTCGGCGGTCCCGACAGCGACGCCTACCCGTTCTACAAGCGCGAGGTCGCGTCGAACGTCATCGACCGCGTGGGACTGGATCGCCACCTCGCCGACCTCGCACGCGAGGCGGGCGCCGATGTCCGCGAGGAACACACCGTTACCGAGGTCACCGAACACCGCGACCGTGTCGACGTCGTCGCGAACGGCCCCGACGGCACCGTCGAGTTCGAGGCGAAGATGCTCGCTGGCTGTGACGGTCCGCGCTCGAGGGTCCGCGACGAACTCGAGTTGCCACAGCCCGAGGAGTTGCTCCACGGCGTGCTCGCCTTCTCCGAGGAGGACGATCACGAGGACTTCGTCGACGTCCACCTCACGCCGCCGACGTTCTTCGCGTGGCGCATCCCCCGCGGCGAGGCCGGCGTCGAGTACGGCCTCGCGGCGCCGCCGGGCGTGCAGGTGACCAAACACTTCGAGGAGCTGATCGACGGCTACGAGATCGACGTCTCTCACCGCTGTTCCGGCGCGATCCCGATCGGGCCGCCGGACCGCGTGACGACCCGCCGGGCGTTTCTCATCGGCGACGCGGCCGCCCAGACCAAGCCGTTTACCGGCGGCGGGATCCTCTATGGCATGACCAGCGCGGACCACGCCGCCCGCGAGATCGACCCCGATCGACCGACCACGCTCGCGGCCTACGAGCGCGCGTGGCGCGACGACTTAGAGCGCGAACAGGAACTGGGCCGCTGGATCCGGCGGGCCTACTCGCTGCCCGAGCCCGTCCAGCGGGTCGGGCTGGGTGCGCTGTCGGGCGAGATCGGCGTTCACATGGACCGACCGACGTCGCTCGTCTCGCTCGAACACCTCAAGGCGCTGCTCTCGCGGCCGTAA
- a CDS encoding VOC family protein has protein sequence MDAVDHINVDVDALEPCYEFYRDTLELELVRPPADFRGAHAMFRAGETVVTLAETGRAENWGDRGLEHPLDKAHLAFETDRGSYDALVADLDEQFPKQGPYDWGAFEGFYFLDPDGNLLEVVTYDEPDGERSRQLLTHDDVE, from the coding sequence ATGGATGCCGTCGATCACATCAACGTCGATGTCGACGCCCTCGAGCCCTGCTACGAGTTCTACCGCGACACTCTCGAACTCGAACTGGTCAGACCGCCCGCGGATTTTCGGGGCGCACACGCGATGTTCCGGGCCGGCGAGACCGTCGTCACGCTCGCCGAAACCGGCCGTGCCGAGAACTGGGGCGACCGCGGACTCGAGCACCCGCTCGACAAAGCTCATCTCGCGTTCGAGACCGACCGCGGGAGCTACGACGCGCTGGTGGCCGACCTCGACGAACAGTTCCCGAAACAGGGGCCGTACGACTGGGGGGCGTTCGAGGGGTTCTACTTCCTCGATCCGGACGGCAACCTCCTCGAGGTCGTCACCTACGACGAGCCCGACGGCGAGCGGTCCCGGCAGCTACTGACTCACGACGACGTCGAGTGA
- a CDS encoding 4a-hydroxytetrahydrobiopterin dehydratase codes for MADLLSDEEIEEQLPDDWDREDDEIVRTYEFDDYLRGVNFAQMVGEIAEAQFHHPEIIIRYAGVEIRLTSHEEGGITEDDIEMAELIESERNA; via the coding sequence ATGGCTGACCTGCTTTCCGACGAGGAGATCGAGGAGCAACTCCCCGACGACTGGGACCGCGAGGACGACGAAATCGTCCGGACCTACGAGTTCGACGACTACCTCCGCGGCGTCAACTTCGCCCAGATGGTCGGCGAAATCGCCGAGGCGCAGTTTCACCACCCCGAGATCATCATTCGGTACGCCGGCGTCGAGATCCGACTGACCTCCCACGAGGAGGGCGGTATCACCGAGGACGACATCGAGATGGCGGAGCTGATCGAGTCCGAGCGCAACGCCTGA
- the lwrS gene encoding LWR-salt protein has product MDANYTFRVRFRIEPAEAFVSLEPGSAETTVTLFRDAPEPGTEGWLFFRNTLWRGEVSDEEYARRLAAEWLGVPERTVEAVDFRELQTDEAYLEALESAIAADLELFKAESVSEVLSKYLGSSIRVTDSS; this is encoded by the coding sequence ATGGATGCCAACTACACCTTCCGCGTTCGTTTCCGTATCGAACCCGCAGAAGCGTTCGTCTCCCTCGAGCCGGGCAGCGCCGAGACGACGGTCACGCTCTTTCGCGACGCGCCGGAGCCGGGCACCGAGGGCTGGCTCTTCTTCCGAAACACGCTCTGGCGCGGCGAGGTGTCCGACGAGGAGTACGCCCGTCGACTCGCCGCGGAGTGGCTCGGCGTCCCCGAGCGGACCGTCGAGGCCGTCGACTTCCGCGAACTCCAGACCGACGAGGCCTATCTCGAGGCCCTCGAGTCGGCAATCGCGGCGGACCTCGAGCTATTCAAGGCCGAGAGCGTCTCCGAGGTACTCTCGAAGTATCTGGGCTCGAGCATCCGCGTGACCGATTCGTCGTGA